In Nitrososphaerales archaeon, one genomic interval encodes:
- a CDS encoding 6-carboxytetrahydropterin synthase produces the protein MEETLLEKLAPRLKELGTGGYSRVYRGKSGTYSTSLRLAIAEILDSLGIGFKENVKVPSTSLTADFEANGTFFFVDRELKGAEIARLGKAGKRVVLVKVSSERSDRADAGVRVVEVGSSVGERRQTIFLDDPSFNFDYAHILPHTQKCSVMHGHTSSALVEIIGTPIEGMVVDFGEAKDIIRDAIRSLDHKLFISEKYVSKDDGKSVTLSFDTVHGKFVIKAPKATTVLLDGEATVENLAREVLNRISPRMPPNASAVGVYVYEGLNKGSHLLAQLHSSGAGARRRKR, from the coding sequence ATGGAAGAGACGCTCCTCGAAAAGCTCGCACCGCGGCTGAAGGAGCTTGGGACGGGTGGGTACAGTCGTGTCTACAGAGGCAAGTCTGGTACCTACAGCACGAGCCTGAGGCTCGCGATTGCCGAGATACTCGACTCGCTAGGCATCGGCTTCAAGGAGAACGTCAAGGTTCCATCGACGTCACTGACGGCCGACTTCGAGGCAAACGGGACCTTCTTCTTCGTTGACAGGGAGTTGAAGGGGGCAGAAATCGCACGGCTTGGCAAGGCAGGCAAGAGAGTGGTTCTGGTCAAGGTTTCTTCCGAGAGGAGCGACAGGGCGGACGCGGGCGTCAGGGTGGTGGAGGTCGGCTCGTCGGTCGGGGAGAGGCGGCAGACAATCTTCCTTGATGACCCCTCCTTCAACTTCGACTACGCGCATATTCTTCCTCACACCCAGAAGTGCTCTGTGATGCACGGCCATACCTCGTCCGCTCTCGTAGAGATCATAGGGACTCCGATCGAGGGCATGGTCGTCGACTTCGGGGAGGCGAAGGACATCATCAGGGACGCGATAAGGAGCTTGGACCACAAGCTGTTCATCAGCGAGAAGTACGTCTCCAAGGACGACGGAAAGAGCGTGACGCTCAGCTTCGACACGGTGCACGGCAAGTTCGTCATCAAGGCACCGAAGGCTACAACCGTGCTGCTCGACGGTGAGGCCACGGTCGAGAACCTCGCGCGAGAGGTGTTGAACAGGATATCGCCCAGGATGCCGCCGAACGCGTCCGCTGTCGGCGTCTACGTGTACGAAGGGCTGAACAAGGGAAGCCATCTGCTGGCGCAACTGCACAGCTCCGGGGCGGGAGCCAGACGAAGGAAGCGATAG
- a CDS encoding DUF309 domain-containing protein: protein MRFLVRLLPPHGSGTKFLDSVRALARSVMVEARNPKWTSYGALEVDVFAKSKQDFALFLAAVEPVAKLEFSRDLNVTQPHLTKEEIVAEARMYFNRERYWECHEVLEGLWRNLEGEEKLYVQGLILVCAAFVHHQKGEEQVALGVLGRASKQLSYGTASYRGIEVERVKREVGRILDSKRFNVFSV, encoded by the coding sequence TTGCGCTTCTTAGTCAGACTGCTTCCTCCGCACGGGAGTGGCACGAAGTTCCTAGATTCGGTCAGGGCCCTGGCCAGGTCTGTGATGGTGGAGGCGAGGAATCCAAAGTGGACCTCGTACGGGGCGCTGGAGGTGGACGTCTTCGCGAAGTCGAAGCAGGACTTCGCTCTCTTCCTGGCTGCTGTGGAGCCGGTGGCCAAACTCGAGTTCTCGAGGGACCTGAACGTGACGCAGCCCCATTTGACTAAGGAGGAGATTGTCGCAGAGGCCAGGATGTACTTCAACCGGGAGCGGTACTGGGAATGCCACGAGGTTCTCGAAGGGCTCTGGAGGAACCTCGAGGGAGAGGAGAAGCTGTACGTCCAGGGTTTGATTCTGGTCTGCGCTGCGTTCGTCCACCATCAGAAGGGCGAGGAGCAGGTCGCACTGGGCGTCCTTGGCCGGGCCAGCAAGCAGCTATCCTACGGCACTGCTTCGTATCGTGGGATTGAGGTGGAGCGTGTCAAGAGAGAGGTCGGGAGGATACTTGACTCAAAGCGGTTCAATGTGTTCAGCGTTTAA
- a CDS encoding phosphate uptake regulator, PhoU, whose translation MGLQKLNSLLLEMASISENAVSAAIEAYRTGQKQTLVNEWAAQLRSLHRQVSELSMELIARYQPVASDLRFIKACFEISYGFFRFGRYAHDIVEVLEIFGNLKDCDTTSVIETARRTEEMIGMSIDAFTRRDVDLARKIPTMDDEVDESYRHQLREVMGGKGDLRCSLSATLILRYLERIADHAAYIGESIVYIETGVEPKS comes from the coding sequence ATGGGGCTCCAGAAGCTCAACAGCCTTCTTTTGGAGATGGCCTCGATATCAGAGAACGCAGTATCGGCTGCAATCGAAGCGTACCGGACGGGGCAGAAGCAGACGCTGGTGAACGAGTGGGCCGCCCAGCTCAGGTCCCTCCACCGCCAGGTCAGCGAACTATCGATGGAGCTAATCGCTCGGTACCAACCTGTCGCCTCCGACCTCAGGTTCATCAAAGCCTGCTTCGAGATCTCGTACGGGTTCTTCCGGTTTGGGCGGTACGCCCACGACATCGTGGAAGTTCTGGAAATCTTCGGCAACCTGAAGGATTGCGACACCACCTCAGTCATCGAAACGGCGCGAAGGACTGAGGAGATGATCGGCATGAGCATCGACGCCTTCACGCGAAGGGACGTCGACCTTGCGAGGAAAATCCCAACCATGGACGACGAGGTCGACGAAAGCTACAGGCATCAGCTGAGAGAGGTAATGGGGGGGAAGGGCGACCTAAGATGCTCTCTCTCTGCCACGCTGATTCTAAGGTACCTCGAGAGGATCGCCGACCACGCCGCCTACATCGGTGAATCGATAGTCTACATAGAGACTGGCGTCGAGCCGAAGTCATAG
- a CDS encoding tyrosine-type recombinase/integrase, producing MIPGDATSSFLRFLEIDSNSSTNTLKAYKSDIEHFFQYLGRTELSLVTPDDVVGYFSAARESKHYSESTFKRKLVSLRRFFAYLVQFDFCDASPMREIGLRFRSSAPLPRLIPLADLKRLLEAPILAQMNARGLTAGRNRSKRFKALRDSAILSLLFFTGMRVGEVTKLDIRDFDSRSGSLLVHGKGRKDRMLYVRNRRLVSNIHRYLELRLRLPGDEQALFLNRFGQRLTPRSIQGGFGAYLRIARVKGSFTPHSMRHTMATLLLEKGTDLRTLQTILGHSSILSTQIYTHVAARNVEEALCVLGKITLP from the coding sequence TTGATTCCTGGAGACGCAACATCGTCATTCCTAAGATTCCTTGAAATTGATTCAAACAGCTCTACGAACACACTCAAAGCCTACAAGAGCGACATCGAGCACTTCTTCCAATATCTTGGTCGGACAGAACTGTCGCTTGTAACGCCGGACGATGTGGTCGGTTACTTCTCAGCCGCCCGCGAATCGAAACACTACTCCGAGAGCACATTCAAGAGAAAGCTTGTTTCCTTAAGACGCTTCTTCGCGTACTTGGTGCAATTCGACTTCTGCGATGCGTCGCCAATGAGGGAAATTGGGCTTCGATTCAGGTCGTCGGCACCGTTACCTCGCCTGATACCTCTAGCCGATCTCAAGAGGCTCCTGGAAGCTCCAATCCTCGCACAGATGAATGCGCGCGGGCTGACTGCAGGCCGAAACAGAAGCAAGCGATTCAAAGCGCTGAGAGACAGTGCAATATTGTCACTGCTTTTTTTCACTGGGATGAGGGTCGGCGAAGTCACGAAGCTCGACATCAGGGATTTCGACTCTAGGTCGGGGTCTCTTCTAGTTCACGGCAAGGGAAGAAAGGATCGCATGTTGTACGTAAGGAATCGGCGTCTAGTTTCGAACATACATCGCTACCTAGAGCTGCGGCTTCGTCTACCAGGTGACGAACAAGCGCTATTCCTTAACAGGTTCGGACAGCGCCTCACGCCGAGGTCAATCCAAGGAGGTTTTGGTGCCTACTTGCGCATTGCAAGAGTGAAGGGTAGTTTCACCCCCCACTCCATGAGGCACACCATGGCAACGTTGCTTCTCGAGAAGGGCACTGACCTCAGAACCTTGCAGACAATACTCGGGCATTCGAGCATTCTGAGCACCCAGATATACACTCATGTGGCCGCTAGAAATGTTGAAGAGGCCCTCTGCGTACTTGGCAAGATAACCCTCCCCTGA
- a CDS encoding DUF72 domain-containing protein, giving the protein MSDILLGTSGWSYNEWAGVFYPSASTNKLSFYSKVFRTAEIDSTFYAYPSKGLALGWARYTPDDFVFSAKLPRTITHEKKLALKKGAEGDLVRFLGLMKPLIAGGKLGPVLIQLPPSYTFDSDFDSLKGFLRIIPEDVRFAVEFRHPSWLRQEVWSLLRDRNVANVIVDEPLLPPDTVVTADFAFIRWHGRGSRPWYNYRYRDAELSSWVPKVKEVSSRVEKTYGYFNNHFKGFAVENSLKMMGMLGTSTAEQNEAAVKATKFLEGGKSKSGDTSMLEFMGREGTAA; this is encoded by the coding sequence ATGTCTGACATTCTGCTGGGCACCTCAGGTTGGTCGTACAACGAGTGGGCGGGAGTGTTCTATCCCAGCGCGAGCACCAACAAGCTCTCGTTCTACTCGAAGGTTTTCAGGACTGCGGAGATCGACTCCACCTTCTACGCCTACCCGTCGAAGGGGTTGGCGCTGGGATGGGCGCGGTACACGCCTGACGACTTCGTTTTCTCTGCGAAGCTTCCTCGGACAATCACACACGAGAAGAAACTCGCGCTGAAGAAGGGGGCGGAGGGAGATCTCGTAAGGTTCCTAGGGCTGATGAAGCCACTGATCGCCGGCGGGAAGCTCGGGCCGGTCCTGATCCAGCTCCCACCGAGCTACACGTTCGACTCCGACTTCGATTCGCTGAAGGGTTTCCTTCGGATAATTCCCGAGGACGTCAGGTTCGCTGTCGAGTTCCGGCATCCCTCGTGGCTTAGGCAGGAGGTCTGGTCGTTGCTAAGGGACAGGAACGTAGCGAACGTGATCGTGGACGAGCCGCTCCTCCCACCCGACACGGTGGTGACCGCCGACTTCGCCTTCATCAGGTGGCACGGGAGAGGGAGCAGGCCTTGGTACAACTACAGGTACCGTGATGCTGAGCTAAGCTCGTGGGTCCCGAAGGTCAAAGAAGTCTCCAGCAGGGTCGAGAAGACTTATGGCTACTTCAACAACCATTTCAAGGGATTCGCTGTGGAGAACTCTCTCAAGATGATGGGGATGCTTGGGACGTCGACTGCCGAGCAGAACGAGGCCGCCGTGAAGGCGACGAAGTTCTTGGAGGGTGGCAAGAGCAAGTCAGGAGACACATCCATGTTGGAATTCATGGGCAGGGAAGGGACGGCTGCGTGA
- a CDS encoding GTP cyclohydrolase I FolE2 produces MVSREEETSQSVSYIDATADVQKEPAQIAVEAGVADLRVLYRDGGLSMPVTLTIQTSTRLHRGVHMSRLVRAANNRKSRNMEEWLKWICKEVNRTQPGSSVTSAFEMPYDDQFAKVRMRATERGAITYQFSVQGITACPCSKKMIGVGHMQRAEITMVFRSGGPVDFTALVDKLSECFSATPKEEMKRLEEAKKILEAQANPRFAEDLVRECVKRFPNAFFVSGRCFESIHAHDAIATWSSRPGWMPVI; encoded by the coding sequence TTGGTCAGCAGAGAGGAAGAAACCTCTCAGAGCGTCTCGTACATCGATGCCACAGCCGACGTCCAGAAGGAGCCTGCCCAGATAGCAGTGGAAGCGGGGGTTGCGGACCTCAGGGTTCTCTACAGGGACGGGGGACTGAGCATGCCGGTCACGCTCACCATTCAGACCTCCACCAGGCTTCACCGAGGGGTTCACATGAGCAGGCTGGTGAGGGCAGCCAACAACCGGAAGTCGAGGAACATGGAAGAGTGGCTGAAGTGGATTTGCAAGGAAGTCAACAGGACGCAGCCTGGCTCTTCGGTCACTTCTGCGTTCGAGATGCCATACGACGACCAGTTCGCCAAGGTAAGGATGAGGGCCACTGAGAGGGGAGCGATAACATACCAGTTCTCGGTGCAGGGAATCACAGCGTGTCCGTGCAGCAAGAAGATGATTGGCGTAGGCCACATGCAGAGGGCGGAAATCACAATGGTATTCAGGAGTGGAGGGCCGGTCGACTTCACAGCGCTGGTGGACAAGCTCTCGGAGTGCTTCTCTGCCACGCCGAAGGAGGAGATGAAGAGGCTAGAGGAGGCGAAAAAGATCCTCGAGGCGCAGGCCAACCCGAGGTTCGCAGAGGACCTCGTACGCGAGTGCGTGAAGAGATTCCCAAACGCCTTCTTCGTGAGCGGAAGGTGCTTCGAATCAATCCACGCCCACGACGCCATAGCAACGTGGTCATCGAGGCCGGGCTGGATGCCAGTCATCTGA
- a CDS encoding methyltransferase domain-containing protein: protein MASFDRVADVYDATRSLRADVMSLAVDALVTRMRGSSVLDFGVGTGRFAGPLARAGLRVVGVDVSLKMIRQALAKGVRGLVLSDAASVPFRDMSFDYVLSVHFMHLVGDWRAAVREMARVGRNGLLSLMEDWQGAWPRDLYIELREKKGLPMGALKLGERDLVKLVRPAVVEEVARYTEVFDPKALLAEYSSKLHSVTWEVPDGVNAQIVDEMTERLGVKRELSRTLTLAAWTRDQLLGLDPLA from the coding sequence ATGGCAAGCTTCGACAGAGTCGCTGACGTCTACGACGCCACCAGGTCGCTTCGGGCGGATGTAATGTCGCTGGCTGTTGACGCCCTTGTGACACGCATGCGTGGCTCGAGCGTGCTCGACTTCGGGGTGGGCACGGGCAGGTTTGCTGGCCCGTTGGCGCGGGCAGGTCTGAGGGTGGTCGGCGTCGACGTCTCCCTCAAGATGATCCGCCAAGCACTGGCCAAGGGGGTGCGCGGCCTAGTGCTCTCGGATGCCGCATCTGTCCCGTTTCGGGACATGTCTTTCGACTACGTCCTTTCCGTGCACTTCATGCACCTCGTAGGAGACTGGAGGGCAGCAGTGAGGGAGATGGCAAGGGTGGGCAGGAATGGGCTCCTTTCACTGATGGAGGACTGGCAGGGCGCCTGGCCAAGGGACCTCTACATCGAGCTGCGGGAGAAAAAGGGTTTGCCGATGGGGGCGCTGAAGCTGGGAGAGCGAGACCTGGTCAAGCTGGTGAGGCCCGCAGTGGTCGAGGAGGTAGCGAGATACACGGAAGTCTTCGACCCGAAGGCGCTCCTCGCAGAGTACTCGTCGAAACTTCACTCTGTCACGTGGGAGGTCCCTGACGGAGTCAATGCTCAGATAGTGGATGAGATGACCGAGAGGCTTGGTGTGAAAAGGGAGTTGTCGAGGACCTTGACCCTCGCCGCCTGGACCCGCGACCAGCTACTGGGACTCGACCCATTAGCTTAA
- a CDS encoding peroxiredoxin: MLKPGDKAPDFELEAQDGRRVALHEFIGAKNVVLYFYPKDFTRGCTAETRSFGENYGVLQELGAEVIGVSSDDIESHREFAGECGAKFPLLADEEGRVRGLYGVQSSLGLIPGRATFIIDKEGVVRRVFSSQLNPRRHIAEAVEALKSLPK, encoded by the coding sequence ATGCTGAAGCCGGGAGACAAGGCGCCAGACTTCGAGCTTGAGGCGCAGGACGGGAGGAGGGTGGCACTGCACGAGTTTATTGGCGCAAAGAACGTCGTGCTCTACTTCTATCCAAAGGATTTCACTCGCGGTTGCACAGCGGAGACGAGGTCGTTCGGCGAGAACTACGGAGTGCTCCAGGAGCTGGGAGCCGAGGTGATAGGAGTCAGCTCGGACGACATCGAGAGCCATAGGGAGTTCGCCGGCGAGTGCGGCGCGAAGTTCCCGCTGCTTGCGGACGAGGAGGGCAGGGTAAGGGGACTTTACGGCGTCCAGTCGTCTCTAGGGCTCATCCCCGGAAGGGCGACTTTCATTATAGACAAGGAGGGAGTTGTCAGGCGCGTCTTCTCGTCTCAGCTGAACCCTCGGCGACACATCGCTGAGGCAGTGGAAGCTTTGAAGTCGCTTCCAAAGTGA
- a CDS encoding radical SAM protein: protein MAQIADISLELGKQVSKGNFIRQTQSICPDCNRILPALVFERDNKVWMTKTCPEHGETEELYFGSYEMYTKFSRYWKDGKGTHAANVPMDVCSCPANCGLCSNHLSHTGLSNIIVTNRCDLTCWYCFFYVKKGLEGAYVYEPTLDQVREMARSLKSERPVAGNSVQITGGEPTMREDLPTIIRIMKEEGVDHVQLNTNGINLALDPSMARRLKDAGVSNLYMSFDGTTPRTNPKNHWEAPYAIDSCRKAGLGVVLVPTVIRSINDHELGSIIKFGESNIDTVHAVNFQPVSLTGRLTKTERAKYRITIPDCIERIEEQTNGEITSDGWFPVPSCSPVTSFIEAFTKKEQYELSIHFACGAGTYAFKDTEKGKLVQITKFVDIPGMIEYLADKTDEINSGTNRYLVAAKVLTQISSFVDKSKQPHGLSFAKLLTDALVKHDYAAVGQFHLKSMFLGMMHFQDKFNQDEERLQRCDIHYLTPDLRIIPFCSFNVIPEWYRDRIQQKYGMPIEQWEAMTGKKLEDGLYKGTLRRGGHAPGCGCSAGGEIPIQPITGT, encoded by the coding sequence TTGGCTCAAATCGCAGACATCAGTCTAGAACTCGGAAAGCAGGTTTCGAAGGGGAACTTCATCAGACAGACGCAGTCGATTTGCCCCGACTGCAACCGCATCCTGCCCGCACTCGTCTTTGAGCGAGACAACAAGGTCTGGATGACGAAGACGTGCCCCGAGCACGGCGAGACAGAGGAGCTCTACTTTGGCTCCTACGAAATGTACACCAAGTTTTCAAGATATTGGAAGGACGGCAAGGGTACACACGCTGCGAACGTCCCGATGGACGTCTGCTCCTGCCCTGCGAACTGCGGCTTATGCTCAAACCACCTCTCCCACACAGGCCTTTCGAACATCATAGTCACCAACAGGTGCGACCTCACCTGCTGGTACTGCTTCTTCTACGTCAAGAAGGGCCTCGAGGGAGCCTACGTCTACGAGCCGACGCTCGACCAGGTCAGGGAGATGGCCCGCTCGCTGAAGTCGGAGAGGCCGGTCGCAGGCAACTCGGTCCAGATAACAGGCGGCGAGCCGACGATGAGGGAAGACCTGCCGACGATTATCAGGATAATGAAGGAAGAGGGCGTCGACCACGTCCAGCTCAACACGAACGGGATCAACCTCGCACTCGACCCCTCGATGGCGAGGAGGCTGAAGGACGCAGGCGTGTCCAACCTCTACATGAGCTTCGACGGCACCACGCCCAGGACCAATCCGAAGAACCACTGGGAGGCGCCCTACGCTATCGACTCGTGCAGGAAGGCAGGGCTCGGCGTCGTCCTAGTCCCTACTGTCATAAGGTCGATAAACGACCACGAGCTCGGCTCCATCATAAAGTTCGGCGAGAGCAACATCGACACGGTCCACGCAGTCAACTTCCAACCCGTTTCGCTCACGGGAAGGCTGACCAAGACGGAGCGCGCGAAGTACAGGATAACGATTCCCGACTGCATCGAAAGGATTGAGGAGCAGACCAACGGCGAGATAACCTCCGACGGCTGGTTCCCCGTTCCGTCCTGCTCTCCGGTGACGAGCTTCATCGAGGCCTTCACGAAGAAGGAGCAGTACGAGCTCTCCATCCACTTCGCGTGCGGCGCAGGCACCTACGCCTTCAAGGACACAGAGAAGGGCAAGCTGGTCCAGATCACAAAGTTCGTGGACATCCCGGGCATGATAGAGTACCTGGCCGACAAGACGGACGAGATCAACTCGGGCACCAACCGCTACCTGGTGGCCGCGAAGGTCCTGACGCAGATATCGTCCTTCGTCGACAAGTCGAAGCAGCCCCACGGACTCTCGTTCGCGAAGCTGCTGACGGACGCGCTGGTGAAGCACGACTACGCCGCTGTGGGCCAGTTCCACCTAAAGTCGATGTTCCTCGGGATGATGCACTTCCAAGATAAATTCAATCAGGATGAGGAGAGACTTCAGCGCTGTGACATTCACTACCTGACTCCAGACTTGAGGATAATTCCGTTTTGCTCGTTCAACGTAATTCCAGAATGGTACCGTGACAGAATCCAACAGAAGTATGGAATGCCGATTGAACAGTGGGAAGCCATGACTGGGAAGAAACTCGAGGATGGGCTGTACAAGGGAACGCTCAGAAGGGGAGGTCACGCCCCCGGTTGCGGTTGCTCGGCTGGCGGCGAGATTCCAATCCAGCCAATTACTGGAACCTAA
- a CDS encoding arcadin 1, with protein MARVKVNRISSVTDPTTGLPAKQIELVEVRDVRRAESFPASDDGRVLQGMLSQLQSMGLMPQIREIGFAKVTMTLTETEYDMFGMRLDVNEVYDLDIRNGSLSLRKIIEGT; from the coding sequence TTGGCCAGGGTCAAAGTAAACAGGATCAGCAGCGTCACCGACCCGACGACAGGCCTCCCAGCAAAGCAGATCGAGCTGGTGGAGGTCAGGGACGTCCGGAGGGCTGAGAGCTTCCCTGCGAGCGACGACGGACGGGTGCTTCAGGGGATGTTATCGCAGCTGCAGTCGATGGGGCTGATGCCCCAGATACGCGAGATTGGTTTCGCGAAGGTGACGATGACCCTCACTGAGACTGAGTACGACATGTTCGGCATGAGGCTGGACGTCAACGAAGTCTACGACCTTGACATTAGGAATGGTTCGCTCTCGCTGCGGAAGATAATCGAGGGGACGTAG
- a CDS encoding helix-turn-helix domain-containing protein gives MSEETMGRDVGKVLNHPARKRTVELLGSRGPLSWKELSTELGVATGALYYHLDALEGLVTRTPDKKYCLTKQGGQIFSSLTSNPASSPEELLAAVSSRSRVAAAIEGVFAPRSLMQKAGSQAPRSIAASLVLSAALLLDMAYLNFGVRLFYFQSAGLYGAVEDYVASLVIIFVVSYAASALIFRARPGPSQLAFGCVLSFVPVAALASAFALFPSLGASRPVSTALFVFFQAWSATILAAGVSVSTAVRVEKTLVVGLILLYATMATIFL, from the coding sequence ATGTCAGAGGAGACGATGGGGAGGGATGTCGGGAAGGTGCTGAACCATCCAGCGAGGAAGCGGACTGTCGAACTCCTCGGTAGCAGGGGACCTCTCTCCTGGAAGGAACTCTCGACAGAGCTCGGAGTCGCGACCGGCGCCCTCTACTACCACCTCGACGCCCTCGAGGGTCTTGTGACGAGGACGCCGGACAAGAAGTATTGCCTCACCAAGCAGGGCGGGCAGATATTCTCCTCGCTCACGTCTAACCCGGCGTCATCGCCCGAGGAACTGCTCGCCGCGGTGTCGTCGCGGAGCCGCGTCGCTGCAGCCATTGAGGGGGTCTTCGCTCCAAGGTCGCTGATGCAGAAGGCAGGCTCGCAAGCTCCCCGTTCAATCGCCGCGTCACTCGTTCTTTCCGCCGCGCTCCTGCTAGACATGGCCTACCTGAACTTCGGTGTCAGATTGTTCTACTTCCAGAGCGCGGGGCTCTACGGCGCAGTCGAGGACTACGTCGCCTCTCTAGTCATCATCTTCGTGGTAAGCTACGCCGCATCGGCGCTGATTTTCCGCGCAAGACCTGGCCCGTCTCAGCTGGCGTTTGGTTGCGTTCTCTCCTTCGTCCCCGTAGCGGCGCTCGCTTCAGCGTTCGCCCTCTTCCCGAGCTTGGGGGCCTCGAGGCCCGTTTCGACTGCACTCTTCGTCTTCTTCCAGGCTTGGAGCGCCACCATCCTCGCCGCCGGGGTCAGCGTCTCAACCGCCGTCAGGGTCGAGAAGACGCTCGTGGTGGGGCTCATCCTGCTCTACGCGACCATGGCCACTATCTTCTTGTAA
- a CDS encoding TrmB family transcriptional regulator produces MSVSERAQAALELLGLTGSEVKAYVALLRGGTMTASDVSRVARIPYSKVYDSLESLHKKGWVEEQKSRPIVYTAKPPDTALEELKSRRETERKEKQQLALDELMGIYVNRGEQEKPDIWIMRGANEILSRVKNLLLNCRSELLIALPPQILPFTEQMDPLLGALKEKGVKTLILTSPDVPPKSREQLSKYAELRTRKTMYGGGLVSDAREVVLLLGGAEQGSVPLAIWASHHGLASFAKDYFEFLWSSPGTSKA; encoded by the coding sequence ATGAGCGTGAGCGAGCGTGCCCAGGCCGCACTCGAGCTGCTCGGGCTGACTGGGAGCGAGGTCAAAGCCTACGTTGCGCTGCTCAGGGGAGGGACGATGACTGCGAGCGACGTGAGCAGGGTGGCGAGGATTCCGTACTCGAAGGTCTACGACTCCCTCGAGTCGCTCCACAAGAAGGGATGGGTGGAGGAGCAGAAGAGCAGGCCGATAGTCTACACGGCGAAGCCGCCAGACACGGCGCTGGAGGAGCTGAAGTCGAGGCGGGAGACGGAGAGAAAGGAGAAGCAGCAGCTTGCGCTGGACGAGCTGATGGGAATCTACGTGAATAGGGGAGAGCAGGAGAAGCCCGACATCTGGATAATGAGGGGGGCGAACGAGATTCTCTCGAGGGTGAAGAACCTGTTGCTGAACTGCAGGTCCGAGCTGCTGATAGCGCTGCCGCCCCAGATCCTGCCTTTCACCGAGCAGATGGACCCCCTCCTCGGGGCATTGAAGGAGAAGGGCGTCAAGACACTCATACTCACGTCCCCGGACGTGCCCCCGAAGTCGAGGGAGCAGCTTTCGAAGTACGCTGAGCTCAGGACGAGGAAGACGATGTACGGCGGCGGGCTCGTCTCGGACGCGAGGGAAGTGGTCCTGCTCCTTGGGGGGGCGGAGCAGGGGTCCGTCCCGCTGGCCATCTGGGCCTCCCACCACGGCCTTGCGAGCTTCGCGAAGGACTACTTCGAGTTCCTCTGGAGCTCCCCCGGCACCTCGAAGGCGTGA
- a CDS encoding 7-cyano-7-deazaguanine synthase → MAKEEGYSARALTFEFHGVASSELRAARAVARSAGVKQHRFVRLPDMKEAADIRGAKFEGLPPTYIPLRNSIFYSIAAGYAEEVGADYIIGGHNKDDVSVFRDAGREFFASLERALWAASSTLAERRTRLLRPLGSKTKPEVIRTAVALGVPLNLTWSCHGDGRTHCWRCAGCASRTDSFRLAEVPDPLRKASERGKLLK, encoded by the coding sequence ATGGCGAAGGAGGAAGGGTACAGCGCGAGGGCGCTGACCTTCGAGTTCCACGGCGTCGCTTCAAGCGAGCTCAGGGCTGCCAGGGCTGTGGCGCGGTCGGCGGGAGTCAAGCAGCACAGATTCGTCAGGCTCCCGGACATGAAAGAGGCCGCAGACATCAGAGGAGCCAAGTTCGAAGGCCTTCCCCCCACCTACATCCCCCTGCGCAACAGCATCTTCTACTCCATCGCAGCTGGATACGCGGAGGAGGTCGGGGCAGACTACATCATCGGCGGCCACAACAAGGACGACGTCAGCGTCTTCCGCGACGCCGGAAGGGAGTTCTTCGCCAGCCTGGAGCGTGCCCTTTGGGCCGCCTCCAGCACACTGGCTGAAAGACGGACAAGGTTGCTCAGACCCCTGGGGTCCAAGACCAAGCCCGAGGTGATACGGACAGCGGTGGCGCTTGGTGTGCCGCTGAATCTGACTTGGAGCTGTCATGGAGACGGCCGCACGCACTGCTGGAGGTGCGCCGGATGCGCGTCGAGGACTGACTCGTTTCGCCTGGCAGAGGTGCCCGACCCTCTGCGAAAGGCCTCGGAGCGGGGAAAACTCTTAAAGTAA